A single genomic interval of Carassius auratus strain Wakin chromosome 30, ASM336829v1, whole genome shotgun sequence harbors:
- the LOC113048880 gene encoding phosphoinositide-3-kinase-interacting protein 1-like, translated as MKMFQLLYFVFLLSSGLVDCWSVVEECITSNGEDYRGIQQKTSTGNICLNWKSLNSQTDVGDHSFCRNPDASEKPWCYVSGYDGATRKEACDIRTCQDKNSTEAPAPEESSLTQGFTPKMAETFENADSFPSQVEGAAVQPVKGVRQQVRSGPKKKKDLGTLGYVLAAFMMAIIILLGGGITIGYFYKRGRDLKKQHEQRVYEREMHRITLPLSAFANPTCELVDENTIVITAEPNNQTPTQEPIEGADPLMGTAGTPGA; from the exons ATGAAAATGTTTCAACTGCTGTACTTTGTGTTTCTGCTGAGTTCTGGTTTGGTGGACTGTTGGTCTGTTGTTGAAG AGTGTATAACATCTAATGGAGAGGACTATAGGGGAATTCAACAGAAGACATCCACTGGGAATATCTGCCTCAACTGGAAGAGTCTAAACTCACAGACTG ATGTTGGAGATCACAGTTTCTGCCGCAACCCAGATGCTTCAGAGAAGCCCTGGTGCTATGTCTCTGGGTACGATGGAGCAACCAGAAAAGAAGCATGTGATATAAGGACATGCCAAG ATAAAAACTCCACAGAAGCCCCTGCTCCAGAAGAGTCGTCCCTCACTCAGGGATTCACCCCAAAGATGGCGGAGACCTTCGAAAACGCTGACTCCTTCCCCTCACAGGTGGAGGGTGCGGCGGTTCAGCCCGTGAAGGGAGTCCGACAGCAGGTCAGGAGTGgacccaagaagaagaaagaccTTGGGACTCTCG GCTATGTTCTGGCCGCCTTCATGATGGCCATTATCATCCTACTTGGAGGTGGCATCACAATCGGATACTTCTACAAACG GGGTCGTGACCTCAAGAAACAGCACGAGCAGCGGGTCTACGAGCGTGAGATGCATCGCATCACTCTTCCTCTCTCAGCATTTGCCAACCCCACCTGCGAGCTGGTGGACGAGAACACCATCGTCATCACGGCTGAACCCAACAACCAGACCCCCACTCAGGAGCCCATCGAGGGGGCCGACCCACTTATGGGAACAGCAGGGACCCCCGGAGCTTGA
- the LOC113048881 gene encoding LIM domain kinase 2-like, giving the protein MDEREDVTESACTGCGGRILDTFHVKVLQDAWHNSCFQCSVCFDLLTNWYFEKEGKLFCHKHYCEKFGELCHGCSLLMTGPAMVAGDYKYHPECFVCLCCRVAIEDRDTYALVERTKLYCGKCYKQVVLTPMLEKRGLADSPSDLLPHTVTLVSMPSATNGKRGFSVSVIRDCTSATASVQVKEVRGMHISPEVRNAIHVGDRILEINGLPVSALMEEEVEDLIHRTSQTLQLLMEYDPVRQRLDRLRLGSSRNHLGVPAASRMRMSSSSDAEIERSVSVDNGTLKRRTLRRSNSTCKSPVSSSPKDPPILARDIGRSESLRSPSSPSHRIFRPCDLIHGEILGKGFFGQAIKVTHKATGEVMVMKELIRCDEETQKTFLQEVKVMRSLEHAHVLKFIGVLYKDKRLNLITEFIEGGTLKDFIRDTDSFPWEQRVSFAKSIASGMAYLHSMSIIHRDLNSHNCLVKLDNTVVVADFGLSRLIKEDKVKQPAPDKPTNKKRQFRRIDRKKRYTVVGNPYWMAPEMLNGKRYDEKVDNFSFGIVLCEIIGQVYADPECLPRTLDFGLNVRKFIEKFLPEHCPPAFFALAVACCDLTPDNRPAFQKLEDCFEALALNQELNIPLPAELDDLQQKFLRTYGPSEIASENNID; this is encoded by the exons GTGTTCCGTGTGCTTTGATCTCCTGACAAACTGGTACTTTGAGAAAGAGGGGAAGCTGTTCTGTCACAAACACTACTGCGAGAAGTTTGGGGAGTTGTGCCATGGCTGTTCGCTGCTTATGACTGGACCTGCTATG GTGGCAGGAGACTATAAATACCACCCCGAATGCTTCGTGTGTTTATGCTGCAGAGTGGCGATTGAGGATCGGGATACCTATGCCTTGGTGGAACGAACCAAACTCTACTG TGGTAAATGCTACAAGCAGGTGGTCCTGACGCCGATGTTGGAGAAGCGCGGTTTGGCCGACTCTCCATCAGACCTGCTCCCTCACACAGTGACTCTGGTGTCCATGCCCTCTGCCACCAATGGTAAAAGAGGTTTCTCTGTCAGCGTGATTAGAGACTGCACAAGTGCCACGGCCAGTGTCCAGGTCAAAGA GGTCAGAGGGATGCATATTAGTCCAGAGGTTCGGAACGCCATCCATGTTGGGGACCGAATCCTGGAGATCAATGGACTCCCGGTGTCAGCTCTGATGGAGGAGGAG GTGGAGGACCTGATCCATCGGACCAGTCAGACACTGCAGCTGTTGATGGAATATGATCCAGTCAGACAGCGTCTGGACCGACTCCGTCTGGGCTCTTCCCGCAATCACCTGGGTGTCCCCGCGGCCTCCCGCATGCGTATGTCCTCCTCATCGGATGCTGAGATCGAACGAAGTGTCTCAGTGGACAATGGGACGTTAAAAAGGAGGACCCTCAG ACGTAGCAACAGCACCTGCAAGTCTCCAGTTTCTTCATCTCCTAAGGACCCTCCGATTCTAGCTCGAGATATTGGGCGCTCTGAATCCCTCCGTTCTCCCTCCAGCCCCTCCCACCGTATTTTCCGTCCCTGTGACCTCATCCATGGAGAAATCCTCGGAAAAGGCTTTTTTGGACAGGCCATCAAG gtgacCCATAAAGCCACAGGTGAGGTGATGGTCATGAAGGAGCTGATCCGCTGTGATGAAGAGACACAGAAAACGTTCCTACAGGAG GTAAAAGTGATGAGAAGTCTTGAACACGCACACGTTTTGAAGTTCATTGGAGTTTTGTACAAGGACAAGCGGCTTAATCTGATAACAGAGTTCATTGAGGGAGGCACTCTAAAGGATTTTATCCGAGACACG GACTCATTCCCATGGGAACAGCGAGTGAGCTTTGCAAAAAGCATCGCATCTGGAATG GCATATCTGCATTCAATGAGCATCATACATCGAGATCTCAACTCTCACAACTGCCTGGTCAAACTG GACAACACTGTCGTGGTGGCAGATTTTGGTCTATCTCGTCTAATCAAGGAGGATAAGGTCAAGCAGCCAGCCCCTGACAAACCAACCAATAAGAAAAGACAGTTTAGACGGATTGACCGTAAGAAACGCTACACGGTGGTGGGGAACCCATACTGGATGGCCCCAGAAATGCTTAATG GTAAACGCTACGATGAGAAGGTGGATAATTTCTCCTTTGGCATTGTGCTTTGTGAG ATTATCGGTCAGGTTTATGCAGATCCCGAGTGTCTCCCGAGAACGCTGGACTTTGGGCTCAATGTGAGAAAATTCATTGAGAAATTTCTTCCTGAACACTGTCCTCCAGCTTTCTTTGCATTGGCTGTGGCTTGTTGTGATCTCACCCCTGACAACCG GCCTGCTTTTCAGAAGCTGGAGGACTGTTTTGAGGCATTAGCTCTGAATCAGGAGTTGAATATCCCTCTGCCTGCTGAACTGGACGATCTTCAGCAGAAGTTTTTAAGGACTTATGGACCCAGTGAAATCGCCTCTGAAAACAACATAGACTAA